One region of bacterium genomic DNA includes:
- a CDS encoding glycosyltransferase family 4 protein, with product MHRLSIAQICSSRSWGGMEMHVLSLSNQLRQTGLDVTVWCAPDSELSRHAVRSDLSIFNFEPRGYFNPKALYKTRTQLKKAHPDLLHIHFGKDLWTLVPALKGSGKIPIVFTKHIGTQKPKRDPLHRYLYRHVCCLIAISQVIAKNLLETHPVQNGQIEIIHHGVDVADFQDPGTWRGSVRREWDISDDQFLIGTIGRLQDGKGHLEFLDMAAEIGRRFPYTRFVIVGEPTRGEEYRAKPIYDKIKSLQLQDKVLLPGFRADIPAVLAALDLFAFPSRAEAFGLVLIEAMAAGKPVISTRCDGVLDIVRHEENGLLFDASRVDAFTQAVQRLLEQPGLRERLARQALQTAVQQFSCERFLSRIMGLYEKCLAQS from the coding sequence ATGCACAGGCTTTCGATCGCTCAAATCTGCTCCTCACGCTCATGGGGCGGCATGGAGATGCATGTTCTCTCTCTGTCCAACCAACTCCGGCAAACCGGCTTGGATGTTACGGTCTGGTGTGCACCGGACAGTGAGCTCTCTCGCCATGCGGTCCGCAGCGACCTGTCTATTTTTAATTTTGAACCCAGGGGATATTTTAATCCAAAAGCTTTGTACAAAACCCGCACGCAGCTGAAAAAGGCACATCCTGATCTGCTCCATATACATTTCGGCAAAGACCTTTGGACGTTAGTGCCGGCCCTGAAGGGGTCTGGCAAAATTCCTATTGTTTTCACCAAGCACATCGGCACACAAAAGCCGAAGCGCGATCCTTTGCACCGGTACCTGTACCGGCATGTCTGCTGTCTGATCGCCATCTCGCAGGTGATCGCCAAGAATTTACTGGAAACTCACCCTGTCCAAAATGGACAAATTGAGATCATCCATCACGGCGTTGATGTCGCAGATTTTCAGGATCCAGGAACCTGGCGTGGTTCAGTACGCCGGGAGTGGGACATCAGCGACGATCAGTTTTTAATCGGCACCATCGGCCGGCTGCAGGACGGCAAGGGGCACCTGGAATTTCTCGATATGGCGGCGGAGATCGGGCGGCGGTTTCCCTACACCCGTTTTGTGATCGTGGGAGAGCCCACTCGCGGCGAAGAATACCGCGCCAAGCCCATTTACGATAAAATCAAATCATTGCAATTGCAAGATAAAGTCCTTTTGCCGGGTTTTCGGGCCGATATCCCTGCGGTCCTCGCTGCGCTGGACCTGTTCGCTTTTCCATCCCGCGCAGAAGCTTTTGGTCTGGTGCTGATCGAAGCCATGGCTGCCGGCAAGCCGGTGATCTCTACGCGCTGCGATGGCGTGCTGGACATCGTACGTCATGAGGAGAACGGTCTGCTTTTCGATGCGAGCCGTGTGGATGCCTTCACCCAGGCTGTCCAGCGATTGCTGGAGCAGCCCGGCCTGCGTGAACGTCTGGCCCGGCAGGCGCTGCAAACCGCTGTGCAGCAGTTCAGCTGTGAGAGATTTCTCTCCCGGATCATGGGTTTGTACGAAAAATGCCTGGCACAAAGTTAA
- the bamD gene encoding outer membrane protein assembly factor BamD — protein sequence MRKWFLVFGMVVILPALFIVQSCSSKKIRANLSMTERMQLADEYFAKKRYLDARDQYRILTLSYSGSRLADKAQFYLAECHFYTKEYILSASEYERLIKMYPNSEYVDDAKYKLGYSYFKMSPKYSLDQEYTLKAIREFQEFLEEYRTSDLVPVVEKQLAECRNKLAQKQYSSAEIYYKMKYWDAAIIYFNLVLDQYFDSQYAPKAQFYLAESYRNLRKYEEAAAEYDRFIEKFPKHEWVGKAREQSKNVKVLRSRATPVAEKPAEDR from the coding sequence ATGAGAAAGTGGTTTCTTGTTTTCGGGATGGTGGTGATCCTGCCGGCATTGTTCATCGTTCAGTCCTGCAGTTCTAAAAAGATCAGGGCGAATCTTTCGATGACCGAACGTATGCAGTTGGCGGACGAATATTTTGCCAAAAAAAGATATCTCGATGCCCGTGATCAATATCGCATATTGACCTTGAGCTACAGTGGAAGCCGGTTGGCGGATAAAGCCCAGTTCTATCTGGCCGAATGCCATTTTTATACCAAAGAGTACATTCTGTCGGCCAGCGAATATGAGCGTTTGATTAAGATGTACCCCAACTCTGAGTACGTGGATGACGCCAAATATAAACTGGGCTACTCGTATTTTAAGATGTCCCCCAAATACTCTCTGGATCAGGAGTACACCCTCAAAGCCATACGGGAGTTCCAGGAATTTCTTGAAGAGTACCGCACCAGCGATTTAGTGCCGGTCGTTGAAAAGCAACTTGCCGAATGCCGTAACAAGCTGGCGCAAAAACAGTACAGCTCTGCCGAGATCTATTACAAGATGAAATACTGGGATGCTGCGATCATCTATTTTAACCTGGTGTTGGATCAGTATTTCGATTCGCAGTATGCCCCTAAAGCCCAGTTTTATCTGGCAGAGTCCTACCGCAACCTGCGAAAGTACGAGGAAGCGGCCGCTGAATATGACCGGTTTATCGAAAAATTCCCCAAACATGAATGGGTCGGCAAAGCCAGGGAGCAATCTAAAAACGTCAAGGTCCTGCGATCTCGTGCTACGCCTGTCGCGGAAAAACCGGCGGAAGACCGCTAG
- the nadD gene encoding nicotinate (nicotinamide) nucleotide adenylyltransferase, whose translation MTKVRATFPFPPDAKDLRIGLFGGSFDPIHMAHLLLAEIVCTALHLDRILFMPAFVAPHKQTRAATDGYHRLQMIRLAIQDNPHFAVSDYELAKSDISYTVDTLEYLQQNGRFSRSQLYLIIGADNLQGFHTWKDPQRIVTLAQVVVVNRPQYEENDASAARFGPFLSVSIPMMALSASEIRRRVADGQSIRYWTPGAVEKYIMDHRLYRD comes from the coding sequence ATGACTAAAGTACGGGCGACATTTCCTTTTCCCCCTGACGCAAAGGATTTGCGCATCGGCCTCTTCGGCGGCTCCTTTGATCCCATCCATATGGCCCATCTTCTTTTGGCTGAAATAGTGTGTACCGCACTACACCTTGACCGTATTCTGTTCATGCCTGCGTTCGTGGCGCCGCACAAGCAAACCCGGGCCGCCACGGATGGATACCACCGGCTGCAAATGATCCGGCTGGCTATCCAGGATAATCCCCATTTCGCGGTCAGCGACTATGAGCTGGCAAAATCCGATATCTCTTACACCGTCGATACGCTGGAGTACCTGCAGCAGAACGGTCGTTTCAGCCGCAGTCAACTGTATCTGATCATCGGCGCAGATAATCTGCAGGGTTTTCATACTTGGAAAGATCCCCAACGCATTGTCACGCTGGCGCAGGTGGTAGTGGTGAACCGGCCTCAGTACGAGGAGAACGATGCTTCTGCCGCGCGCTTTGGGCCGTTTCTTTCGGTCTCTATTCCGATGATGGCTCTTTCCGCCTCTGAAATCCGCAGGCGCGTCGCAGACGGTCAGAGCATCCGCTATTGGACGCCCGGAGCGGTGGAAAAATATATCATGGATCACCGGCTCTATAGGGATTGA